The Impatiens glandulifera chromosome 3, dImpGla2.1, whole genome shotgun sequence genome contains a region encoding:
- the LOC124928749 gene encoding trimethyltridecatetraene synthase-like, which translates to MEIECLHWIACLFTAALILISTLLRRRRKNLALPPGPKPWPIIGNLNLIGPFPHRSIHELTLKYGPIMQLRFGSFLVVVGSSVEMAKVFLKTMDANFVNRPNFSAGKYTAYNYSNITWSPYGPYWRQARKMCLMELFSARRLDSFEFIRVEELNSFLIDLFKSAGTPITLKDHFSTLSFNIISRMVLGKRYIDKDGNPIVSSKELKEMIDELLLLNGVFTIGDSIPWLAFLDLGGYVKRMKVLGKKFDEFLEYVLEEHIARRSIDRENSDNKDMMDVLLELADDSTLEVKLERRGVKAFTMDLLSGGTESSTITSEWAMSEMLKNPETFKKAHEELNRVIGPNRWVKEKDMPNLPYIDAITKETMRLHPVVPMLVPRESIEDCKVAGYDIPQGTRVLVSAWSIGRDPTLWDEPEQFNPDRFIGKTIDMKGQNYELLPFGAGRRMCPGYSLGLKVIQTSLANLLHGYKWSLPKGMNSDDLNMEEIFGLTITKKIPLVAVAEPRLPQNMYYIM; encoded by the exons ATGGAGATTGAGTGCCTTCATTGGATTGCTTGTCTGTTTACGGCGGCGCTCATCCTCATCTCTACCCTCCTCCGCCGCCGTCGTAAGAACCTAGCACTGCCTCCAGGGCCTAAACCCTGGCCCATAATCGGAAACCTTAACCTCATTGGCCCCTTTCCCCACCGCTCCATTCACGAACTCACCCTTAAGTATGGACCCATTATGCAGCTAAGGTTCGGTTCTTTCCTGGTGGTGGTTGGCTCCTCCGTCGAGATGGCTAAGGTTTTCCTAAAGACTATGGATGCCAATTTCGTTAACCGCCCAAATTTTAGTGCCGGAAAATACACCGCCTACAACTACTCCAACATCACGTGGTCCCCTTACGGGCCATACTGGCGGCAGGCGCGGAAG ATGTGCCTCATGGAGCTCTTCAGCGCTAGGCGCCTAGATTCTTTCGAGTTCATCCGTGTCGAGGAGTTGAACTCGTTTCTTATAGACCTGTTTAAATCAGCTGGAACCCCGATCACACTTAAGGATCATTTCAGCACGTTGAGTTTTAATATCATCAGTAGAATGGTTCTTGGAAAGAG GTATATAGATAAAGACGGGAATCCAATCGTATCATCAAAAGAGTTGAAAGAGATGATCGATGAGTTGTTATTACTAAATGGGGTGTTTACTATAGGGGATTCAATCCCTTGGTTGGCCTTCTTGGACTTGGGCGGGTACGTCAAAAGGATGAAAGTCTTGGGCAAAAAGTTTGACGAATTCCTAGAATATGTGCTTGAAGAGCATATCGCAAGGAGGTCCATTGATCGGGAAAACTCCGATAACAAGGACATGATGGATGTGTTGTTAGAATTGGCCGATGATTCGACTCTTGAGGTCAAGCTTGAAAGGCGAGGTGTCAAAGCTTTCACTATG GATCTCTTAAGCGGTGGAACTGAATCCTCTACGATCACTTCAGAATGGGCAATGTCAGAGATGTTGAAGAATCCGGAGACCTTCAAGAAGGCACATGAAGAGTTGAACCGCGTCATAGGCCCTAACCGTTGGGTCAAAGAGAAAGATATGCCAAATCTCCCTTACATAGATGCTATAACAAAAGAAACTATGAGGTTGCATCCGGTAGTTCCAATGCTTGTGCCGAGGGAGTCTATTGAGGATTGTAAAGTTGCAGGTTACGACATTCCTCAAGGAACTCGAGTCCTAGTGAGCGCGTGGAGCATCGGACGAGATCCGACACTTTGGGATGAACCGGAACAATTCAACCCAGATAGGTTCATTGGAAAGACAATTGACATGAAAGGGCAGAATTATGAGCTTTTGCCATTTGGGGCTGGCAGAAGAATGTGCCCCGGGTATAGTCTAGGACTAAAGGTAATCCAAACAAGCCTAGCTAACCTCTTACATGGGTATAAGTGGAGTTTGCCTAAGGGAATGAATAGTGATGACTTGAATATGGAAGAAATTTTTGGTCTTACAATTACAAAGAAAATCCCTCTTGTAGCTGTGGCTGAGCCTAGGCTTCCACAAAATATGTactatattatgtaa